In Geitlerinema sp. PCC 9228, the sequence CGGAGTCTGCTACGAGACCAAGGCTGGACTAACCGAACGCAATCGACACGAATGTCAATTTTTGTCCAGTGATTGGGTTAGTCTTAGCAATTCCCATTCGTAGTAGCCTTAACTTATATGGTATAAATAGGGTCGCAGCAAGCAAAGCTCGACGCCCTCCATACCAACAACTTGTGGTGAGCAAAGCCGAACCACCAGCCATAGCTGCAGAACTTACCTACTCGAACGATCGTTGATGCACTTTTCAAATACCTTACCGAGAACCAAAATCGTCGCTACCATTGGACCAGCGAGCAGCCAACCAGAAATCCTGCGTCAAATCATTCAAGCGGGAGCCACTACGCTGCGTCTGAACTTTTCCCACGGCACCCACGCCGACCACCAACGACACATTCGTTTAATCCGTCAAACCGCCTTTGAACTCAACCAACCCGTCGGCATCCTGCAAGACCTGCAGGGACCAAAAATCCGTTTGGGGCACTTTGAAAACGGTTCCATCACTCTAAACAAAGGCGATCGCTTCACCCTCACCTCCAAAACCGTCACCGGCACCTGCGAAATCGCCTCCGTCACCTACGAACCCCTCGCCGACGAAGTTCCCGAAGGTGCCACCATCCTCCTCGACGACGGCAAAGTAGAAATGCAGGTAGAACAAGTCGATCGCGCCAACCGTTCCCTGCACTGTCGCGTAGTTGCCGGCGGTTCCCTCTCCAACAGCAAAGGCGTCAACTTCCCCGGTGTCTACCTCTCCGTCAAAGCCCTCACCGAAAAAGACCGACAGGACCTGCTCTTTGGCTTAGACCAAGGCGTAGACTGGGTAGCTTTAAGTTTCGTCCGCGAACCCCAAGACATCCTAGAAATCAAAGACCTCATCTCCCAAGCCGACAAACGGGTTCCCGTGGTCGCCAAAATCGAAAAACACGAAGCCATCGAACAAATGGACGCCATCCTACCCCTGTGCGACGGCGTCATGGTAGCGCGCGGAGACCTGGGGGTAGAACTGCCCGCCGAAGAAGTACCCCTCCTGCAAAAACGGCTCATCGTCACCGCCAACCGGCTGGGAATTCCCGTGATTACCGCCACCCAAATGCTCGACAGCATGGTCAACAATCCCCGTCCCACCCGCGCGGAAATTTCCGACGTAGCCAACGCCATTTTAGACGGCACCGATGCAGTGATGCTCTCCAACGAAGCCGCCGTGGGGAAATATCCCGTGGAAGCCGTCAAAGTCATGGCCACCATCAGCCGCCGCATCGAACACGAACAAATCACCCGTAACGTCAGCAGCGTGCAAGACATCGGGCGTTCCATTCCCAACGCCATTTCCCAAGCGGTGGCCAAAATTGCCCACCAACTGGACGCCGCCGCCATTGTTACCCTCACCAAAAGCGGCTCCACAGCCCGCAACGTCTCCAAATTCCGTCCTCCCAAACCCATTTTAGCGGTCACCCCCCACGTGAGCGTGGCCAGACAACTGCAACTGGTATGGGGC encodes:
- the pyk gene encoding pyruvate kinase, whose amino-acid sequence is MHFSNTLPRTKIVATIGPASSQPEILRQIIQAGATTLRLNFSHGTHADHQRHIRLIRQTAFELNQPVGILQDLQGPKIRLGHFENGSITLNKGDRFTLTSKTVTGTCEIASVTYEPLADEVPEGATILLDDGKVEMQVEQVDRANRSLHCRVVAGGSLSNSKGVNFPGVYLSVKALTEKDRQDLLFGLDQGVDWVALSFVREPQDILEIKDLISQADKRVPVVAKIEKHEAIEQMDAILPLCDGVMVARGDLGVELPAEEVPLLQKRLIVTANRLGIPVITATQMLDSMVNNPRPTRAEISDVANAILDGTDAVMLSNEAAVGKYPVEAVKVMATISRRIEHEQITRNVSSVQDIGRSIPNAISQAVAKIAHQLDAAAIVTLTKSGSTARNVSKFRPPKPILAVTPHVSVARQLQLVWGVTPLLVLDLPSTGQTFQAALGVAQEQELLSEGDLVVMTAGTLQGVSGSTDLIKVEVVTATLGQGIGLGQGSVSGPARVARSSSDLTSFSPGEILVASYTSADYVEAIRQAAGVITEDDSMTSHAAVIGMRLGVPVILGVKDATKNIRSGTILSLDVQRGLVYSGAIGAGKVMVS